Proteins from a genomic interval of Tenacibaculum sp. SZ-18:
- a CDS encoding prohibitin family protein yields the protein MSRQANFDFPKKGVFIIPLLIFLFIFLIKSTETIKSGEAGVVWRFFGGVDPDQEPLGEGFHIIAPWNNVYVYNVKQQSISDVMKVLSVNGLEVTVNGTVWFKPEFKNLGYLHKTRGRDYIRDILDPAINAAARSVVGRYTPEQLYSSKRDVIEKEILEEVSKELEDQYIKVNKVLVEDVQLPKTIKEAIERKLKQEQEALEYEFRLAKAKKEAERQRIDAEGKAAANKILSASLTDKILQEKGIEATLKLSESSNSKVVLIGSGKSGMPIILGNQ from the coding sequence ATGAGTAGACAAGCAAATTTTGATTTTCCGAAAAAAGGAGTGTTTATAATCCCACTTCTTATCTTTTTATTTATTTTTTTAATTAAATCAACCGAAACAATTAAATCTGGTGAAGCTGGAGTTGTTTGGAGATTTTTTGGTGGTGTTGATCCTGATCAGGAACCATTAGGTGAAGGATTCCATATTATTGCTCCTTGGAATAATGTATACGTTTATAATGTAAAACAACAATCTATTTCAGATGTAATGAAAGTACTTTCTGTAAATGGATTAGAAGTTACTGTGAATGGAACAGTTTGGTTTAAACCAGAATTTAAAAACCTTGGATATTTACACAAAACTAGAGGAAGAGATTATATTCGTGATATTCTTGATCCAGCAATAAATGCAGCCGCAAGGAGTGTAGTTGGTAGATATACTCCAGAACAACTATACTCTAGTAAAAGAGATGTCATTGAAAAGGAGATTCTGGAAGAAGTGAGTAAGGAGTTAGAGGATCAATACATCAAGGTTAATAAAGTGTTAGTTGAAGATGTTCAATTACCTAAAACAATTAAAGAGGCAATTGAAAGAAAGCTAAAGCAAGAACAAGAAGCTTTGGAATACGAGTTTAGATTAGCAAAAGCTAAAAAAGAAGCAGAACGTCAAAGAATTGATGCAGAAGGTAAAGCAGCAGCAAATAAAATATTAAGTGCATCATTAACTGACAAGATTTTACAAGAAAAAGGTATTGAAGCAACTCTTAAATTATCTGAATCATCAAATAGTAAAGTTGTACTTATTGGTTCGGGTAAAAGTGGAATGCCAATTATTTTAGGAAATCAGTAA
- a CDS encoding acyl-CoA thioesterase, translated as MRFHTRKWVKPEDLNPNGSLFGGRLLQWIDEEVALYAIIQLEIPKTVTKFMSEIDFVSSARQGDIIEIGIDVVKFGRTSITLNCTVRNKLTRKDIITIDKIIMVSLDDKGNPVAHGKTEIEYVKERLNKQ; from the coding sequence ATGAGATTTCACACAAGAAAATGGGTAAAACCTGAAGATTTGAATCCAAATGGATCGTTGTTTGGAGGAAGATTATTACAGTGGATAGATGAAGAAGTAGCACTATATGCAATCATTCAATTAGAAATTCCTAAAACAGTAACAAAATTTATGTCTGAAATAGATTTTGTGAGCTCGGCAAGACAAGGAGATATCATTGAAATAGGAATTGATGTTGTGAAATTCGGACGAACATCTATAACACTAAACTGTACCGTTAGAAACAAATTGACAAGAAAAGATATTATCACAATTGATAAAATCATCATGGTAAGTTTAGATGATAAAGGTAATCCTGTTGCACATGGTAAAACAGAGATAGAGTACGTTAAAGAACGATTAAATAAGCAATAA
- a CDS encoding CPXCG motif-containing cysteine-rich protein, translated as MLEHFFQCPYCWEEISMLLDKSISETYIEDCEICCNPIEITTIFEQNELVGFQVKNIEQ; from the coding sequence ATGTTAGAACATTTTTTTCAATGTCCCTATTGTTGGGAAGAGATATCGATGTTACTTGATAAAAGTATTTCAGAAACATATATTGAAGATTGTGAAATATGTTGTAATCCGATAGAGATTACAACGATATTTGAACAGAATGAGTTAGTCGGTTTTCAAGTAAAGAATATAGAACAATAA
- a CDS encoding VWA domain-containing protein: MSTEVLIYIILSLLIGVAIAYFQYFFKVQKTGKQTILLFVLRALSVFFLLLLLINPQLKIEEIENIKPKLSVLIDNSLSTSFFKEEAKTSQLITQLKGARDLNGKFDIDYYAFGKDIQRVDSLTFSDSHTNIFNAVKSINSLEKEAIGAMVLVSDGNQTIGEDYEYVNSKQAVYPVVIGDTIKYEDVKISQLNVNKYSYIDNKFPVEALLYYDGNKSINTEYSIYKGGQKIFSKPVKLSKENNSLTITANLNSNKEGVHFYTARIEKLTNEPNTRNNYKSFSVEVIDEQVKVLILTSIVHPDLGAIKKAIESNKQRSVDIENITSFKGNFDDYQFVIVYQPTIYFKPFFNQRKSNYLIITGTKTDWSFLNSLELGFEKLFINQSEDYGASYNTNYLTFIQEDIGFIDFPPLKDKFGNITAKDHQSLLFQKLQGFVTDESIFSTFEKGEQKFGVLFGEGIWKWRASSYLREKSFEDFDAFVGNVVQYLSSNKKRKRLDIKVENLYLANQLIDISALYLDNNFKFDSRASIQISITNKTTKEQKVFPFSLMNNSYRVQMEGLIPGDYSYRVTVEGQTVQKSGTFKVADFQIEEQFTNANSKKLQSLANTSKGKLFYSHQQGNLIDELVQNKDYYTTQKLTEKEEGIIQWQWLLFLIVGLLSMEWFLRKYYGKI, from the coding sequence GTGTCGACAGAAGTACTTATCTATATCATATTATCATTATTAATTGGAGTTGCAATAGCTTATTTTCAATACTTTTTCAAGGTTCAAAAAACAGGAAAACAAACCATTTTGTTATTTGTTTTAAGAGCTTTAAGTGTTTTCTTTTTATTGTTATTATTAATAAATCCTCAATTAAAAATTGAGGAAATTGAAAATATAAAACCTAAATTATCAGTACTTATCGATAACTCGTTATCTACATCTTTTTTCAAAGAAGAAGCGAAAACGTCTCAATTAATTACTCAATTGAAGGGGGCAAGAGATTTAAATGGCAAATTCGATATTGATTATTATGCTTTTGGAAAGGATATTCAAAGAGTTGATAGTTTAACTTTTAGCGATTCTCATACCAATATTTTTAATGCTGTAAAATCGATAAATTCATTAGAAAAAGAGGCTATTGGAGCGATGGTTTTAGTTTCTGATGGAAATCAAACAATAGGCGAAGATTATGAGTATGTAAATTCTAAACAAGCAGTTTATCCTGTTGTAATAGGAGATACCATAAAGTATGAAGATGTAAAAATTTCTCAGTTAAATGTTAATAAGTATAGTTATATCGATAATAAGTTTCCAGTTGAAGCTTTGTTGTATTATGATGGAAATAAATCAATAAATACAGAGTATAGTATTTACAAAGGAGGACAGAAGATTTTCTCCAAACCTGTAAAACTTTCAAAAGAGAATAATTCCCTTACAATTACTGCTAATTTGAATTCCAACAAAGAAGGTGTTCATTTTTACACAGCAAGAATTGAAAAATTGACGAATGAACCTAATACTAGAAATAATTATAAAAGTTTTTCTGTTGAAGTTATTGATGAACAGGTTAAAGTTTTAATTCTCACATCAATAGTACATCCAGATTTGGGAGCTATAAAAAAAGCAATTGAAAGTAATAAACAAAGAAGTGTTGATATTGAAAATATCACATCTTTTAAAGGAAATTTTGACGATTATCAATTTGTTATTGTGTATCAACCTACAATTTATTTCAAGCCATTTTTTAACCAACGAAAATCAAATTATTTAATAATTACTGGAACCAAAACGGATTGGAGCTTTTTAAATTCTTTAGAACTTGGTTTTGAGAAATTATTCATTAATCAATCTGAAGACTATGGAGCAAGTTATAATACAAACTACTTAACTTTTATTCAAGAAGATATTGGTTTTATTGATTTTCCTCCTTTAAAGGATAAATTTGGAAATATTACAGCGAAAGATCATCAGAGTTTATTATTTCAAAAATTACAAGGTTTTGTGACTGATGAATCCATTTTTTCAACTTTTGAAAAAGGAGAGCAAAAGTTTGGGGTTCTATTTGGAGAAGGAATATGGAAGTGGAGAGCTTCAAGTTATTTGAGAGAGAAAAGTTTTGAAGATTTTGATGCTTTTGTCGGTAATGTTGTTCAGTATTTATCATCTAATAAAAAAAGAAAAAGATTAGATATAAAAGTTGAAAATTTATACTTGGCCAATCAATTAATTGATATTTCTGCTTTATATTTAGATAATAACTTTAAGTTTGATTCGAGGGCATCAATTCAAATTTCTATCACAAATAAAACAACAAAAGAGCAGAAGGTATTTCCTTTTTCGTTAATGAATAATTCTTATCGAGTTCAAATGGAAGGATTAATTCCAGGGGATTATTCCTATCGAGTTACTGTTGAAGGACAAACCGTTCAAAAATCAGGAACTTTTAAAGTGGCAGATTTCCAAATTGAAGAACAATTTACAAATGCTAATTCAAAAAAATTACAGTCGTTAGCAAACACTTCAAAAGGAAAGTTATTTTACAGTCATCAGCAGGGTAATTTAATTGATGAGTTAGTTCAAAATAAAGACTATTATACAACTCAAAAATTAACAGAGAAAGAGGAGGGCATTATTCAATGGCAATGGTTACTATTTTTAATAGTTGGGTTATTATCTATGGAATGGTTTTTAAGAAAATATTACGGTAAAATCTAA
- a CDS encoding group III truncated hemoglobin, giving the protein MNRKQIENREDVFLLVNSFYKKKVDEIIGEFFTKTIPENEWDSHIQKLTDFWETNLFFVRKFKGNPIKVHRDVDTNFNQTIQQEYFGIWFQ; this is encoded by the coding sequence ATGAATCGAAAACAAATTGAAAATAGAGAAGACGTGTTTTTACTAGTAAATTCTTTTTACAAAAAAAAAGTTGATGAAATTATTGGTGAATTCTTCACTAAAACAATTCCTGAAAACGAATGGGATTCGCATATTCAAAAACTAACAGATTTTTGGGAAACAAATTTGTTTTTTGTCCGAAAGTTTAAGGGAAATCCGATAAAGGTTCATAGAGATGTTGATACCAATTTTAATCAAACTATTCAGCAAGAATATTTTGGAATATGGTTTCAGTAA
- a CDS encoding Crp/Fnr family transcriptional regulator: MIPIELLLNYDAEIKSFDKDDIIFSENSSAKNYYQVKCGIVKMSNYNDDGKEFIQGIFYKEQSFGEPPLFIDINYPANAVAIESSELYVLPKESFFTLLKNHSDIHLNITKSLAKRLYYKAIIASEIASQEPSHRILRFFDYLKYDVHQLEGEFTLKIEHTRQQISDLLGLRVETVIRAIKQLEKQGEVKIEKRKVYR; this comes from the coding sequence ATGATACCAATAGAATTACTTCTTAATTATGATGCAGAAATAAAATCATTTGATAAAGATGATATCATTTTTTCTGAAAACAGCAGTGCTAAAAACTATTATCAAGTAAAATGCGGTATTGTAAAAATGAGCAACTATAATGATGATGGAAAGGAGTTCATCCAGGGGATTTTTTACAAAGAACAAAGTTTTGGAGAACCGCCACTTTTTATTGATATAAATTATCCCGCAAATGCTGTTGCTATAGAAAGTTCAGAACTTTATGTTTTACCTAAGGAAAGTTTTTTCACTCTATTAAAAAATCACTCAGATATTCATTTAAATATCACAAAAAGTTTAGCAAAACGTCTGTATTACAAAGCCATTATTGCATCTGAAATAGCAAGTCAAGAACCTAGTCATAGAATCTTAAGATTTTTTGACTACCTGAAATATGATGTTCATCAATTGGAAGGTGAATTCACCTTAAAAATTGAACATACACGACAGCAAATCTCAGATTTGTTAGGTTTACGCGTTGAAACTGTTATTCGCGCAATTAAACAACTTGAAAAGCAAGGAGAAGTTAAAATTGAGAAACGTAAAGTATATCGATAA
- the purB gene encoding adenylosuccinate lyase codes for MSLTTLNAISPIDGRYRNKVDQLTNYFSEEALIKYRVKVEIEYFIALCEIPLPQLTEVNSELFPELRKIYSEFSTEDALKIKEIESVTNHDVKAVEYFIKEKFDALNLAAYKEFIHFGLTSQDINNTAIPLSIKDAIEEVYYPTLDTLTAKLAELCEEWENVPMLARTHGQPASPTRLGKELFVFVERINQQILFLQHIPNAAKFGGATGNYNAHKVAYPNIDWKSFGTSFVEERLDLHHSFPTTQIEHYDHIASLFDAMKRINTILIDLDRDIWTYVSMDYFKQKIKKGEVGSSAMPHKVNPIDFENSEGNLGIANAILEHLSSKLPVSRMQRDLTDSTVLRNVGVPFGHTIIAFKATLKGLNKLLLNKEKFEQDLENNWAVAAEAIQTILRREAYPNPYEALKGLTRTNQKITQKSIADFIDTLEVSDAIKSELKQITPSNYTGI; via the coding sequence ATGAGTTTAACAACATTAAACGCCATCTCTCCTATTGATGGTAGATACAGAAATAAGGTAGATCAATTAACCAACTATTTTTCGGAAGAAGCTTTAATTAAATATAGAGTTAAAGTAGAAATTGAATACTTTATTGCGTTATGTGAAATTCCATTACCTCAATTAACAGAGGTGAATTCGGAACTTTTTCCAGAATTAAGAAAAATTTACTCTGAATTTTCTACTGAAGATGCTTTAAAAATCAAAGAAATTGAAAGTGTTACAAATCACGATGTAAAAGCAGTTGAATATTTCATCAAAGAGAAATTTGACGCTTTAAATTTAGCGGCTTACAAAGAATTTATTCATTTCGGCTTAACTTCTCAGGATATAAATAACACTGCAATTCCTTTATCGATTAAAGACGCAATTGAGGAAGTTTATTATCCAACTTTAGATACTTTAACGGCTAAATTAGCAGAATTGTGTGAAGAATGGGAAAACGTTCCTATGTTAGCTCGTACTCACGGACAACCTGCATCTCCTACTCGATTAGGAAAGGAGCTTTTCGTTTTTGTTGAACGTATTAATCAACAGATTCTGTTTTTACAACATATTCCAAATGCCGCTAAATTTGGTGGCGCAACTGGAAATTACAATGCTCACAAAGTTGCTTATCCAAATATCGATTGGAAATCATTCGGAACTTCTTTTGTAGAAGAGCGTTTAGATTTACATCATTCTTTTCCAACAACTCAAATTGAACACTACGATCATATAGCAAGTTTATTTGACGCTATGAAACGTATCAATACAATTTTGATTGATTTAGATAGAGACATCTGGACTTATGTTTCTATGGATTATTTCAAACAAAAAATTAAAAAAGGAGAAGTTGGATCATCAGCAATGCCACACAAAGTAAATCCAATTGACTTTGAAAACTCTGAAGGAAATTTAGGAATTGCAAATGCTATTTTAGAACATTTATCGTCCAAACTTCCAGTGTCTAGAATGCAACGTGATTTAACAGATAGTACTGTTTTAAGAAACGTTGGAGTTCCATTTGGACATACAATCATTGCTTTTAAAGCAACTTTAAAAGGATTAAATAAACTTTTATTAAATAAAGAGAAGTTTGAACAAGACTTAGAAAACAATTGGGCTGTAGCTGCTGAAGCGATCCAAACAATATTAAGACGTGAAGCTTATCCTAATCCCTATGAAGCTTTAAAAGGATTAACACGTACAAATCAAAAAATAACTCAAAAATCAATCGCAGATTTTATTGATACATTGGAAGTATCTGATGCTATTAAGAGTGAATTAAAACAAATAACACCTTCGAATTATACAGGTATTTAA
- a CDS encoding TonB-dependent receptor — protein sequence MKYIDHLLILLLVFSISTVISQNCTYTLSGKVEDTHDKSILVGATVYIKNQNKYGETDVNGKFSITNVCSGKLLIEVSHIGCKPKTLQFKLKKDFYKVIDLEHHLEELQEISVNSTGKKVTKTAQETVLTANTLEKYTSLSLGDALKEVSGVSSINTGNSIIKPMINGLLGSRITIMNNGVRLQDQEWGIEHAPNIDVNAANKISVIKGSGALAYSGDAIGGVVLIKPSRVIKSDTLYGQTTFGFQTNGRGYNTATKLNKSYDSGWFLQVQGSIKGSGDFNTPDYNLTNTGLNVKGGTLRFGKQKEDMGFEVFYSFLDSEIGILRGSVVGNAFDLQRAIELGIPSVIEDFSYDIDVPRQEIQHHLAKINYFKNFDDFGKLNVQYDYQNNQRFEYDVRRGDLKFIPAIDLVLQTHSVLGDIDLTTNLAEKFKFGLMARYQNNFADPTTGVRRLIPDYDKYDFGAFTTAEWILNDEVTLDAGFRYDYSRVNAKKFYRKFRWEERGYDVDFADIIIADTGSQYLTNPIFNYHNFSAATGVKYRLNENSSLIANYSLSNRPPNPAELFSDGLHHSAARYELGDLRFEKEISNRISTSYKYNNDKLYFLAEAFYNNIQDYIYLKPADFILTNRGPFPIWDYQQTNAQLFGLDITVNYDITNNLEIQNTTAFIKGYEDDNTPLIDMPPFTTINKLTYSNEDWYNFSASVKSEWVSEQNEWPNFNFVVTDALTGTDVPINISNPPPAYHLLHFNSEVTFSLSNNTSLNVNFGINNIFNTNYRNYLNQLRFFSFELGRNYLLQFTFKY from the coding sequence ATGAAATATATAGATCATTTATTGATCTTATTACTTGTTTTTTCTATAAGTACAGTAATAAGTCAAAATTGTACATATACACTCTCAGGGAAAGTTGAAGATACTCACGATAAATCTATTTTAGTTGGAGCAACTGTTTATATAAAAAACCAAAACAAGTATGGGGAAACCGATGTAAACGGTAAGTTTTCTATTACTAATGTTTGTAGTGGAAAACTTCTCATTGAAGTATCCCATATCGGCTGTAAACCTAAAACATTACAATTTAAATTAAAGAAAGACTTTTATAAAGTAATTGATCTAGAACATCATTTAGAAGAATTACAAGAAATTAGTGTAAATTCAACAGGTAAAAAAGTAACTAAAACAGCTCAAGAAACAGTTTTAACAGCTAATACCTTAGAAAAATACACAAGTTTAAGTCTTGGTGATGCATTAAAAGAAGTTTCTGGTGTATCATCTATAAACACAGGAAATTCTATTATAAAACCAATGATTAATGGGTTATTAGGTAGTAGAATAACAATCATGAATAATGGTGTTCGTTTACAAGATCAAGAATGGGGTATTGAGCATGCTCCAAATATTGATGTAAATGCTGCAAATAAAATATCTGTGATAAAAGGGTCAGGTGCTTTAGCTTACAGTGGCGATGCAATTGGTGGTGTTGTATTAATAAAACCTAGTAGAGTTATAAAAAGTGATACACTTTATGGACAAACTACTTTTGGATTCCAAACAAATGGTCGTGGATACAATACAGCAACTAAATTAAATAAGAGTTATGACTCAGGATGGTTTTTGCAAGTTCAAGGAAGTATTAAGGGTAGTGGAGATTTTAATACTCCAGATTATAACCTAACTAACACTGGATTAAATGTCAAAGGAGGAACTCTCCGTTTTGGTAAACAAAAGGAAGATATGGGGTTTGAAGTTTTCTATAGCTTTCTTGACAGTGAAATAGGTATTCTACGAGGCTCAGTTGTTGGTAATGCATTTGATTTACAACGAGCAATCGAATTGGGAATTCCTAGTGTTATTGAGGATTTCAGTTACGACATCGATGTTCCAAGACAAGAAATTCAACATCACTTAGCTAAAATAAATTATTTTAAAAATTTTGATGATTTTGGAAAACTGAATGTTCAATATGATTACCAAAATAATCAACGATTTGAATATGATGTGAGAAGAGGTGATCTGAAATTTATCCCAGCAATAGATTTAGTTTTACAAACTCATTCTGTGTTAGGAGATATTGATTTAACTACCAACTTAGCTGAAAAATTTAAATTTGGATTAATGGCACGTTATCAAAATAATTTTGCCGACCCTACTACTGGAGTAAGACGTTTAATTCCTGATTATGACAAATATGATTTCGGTGCTTTCACAACCGCTGAATGGATTTTAAATGATGAGGTAACTCTAGATGCTGGTTTTCGTTACGATTATAGTAGAGTTAATGCTAAAAAGTTTTACAGGAAATTCAGATGGGAAGAACGCGGATATGATGTCGATTTTGCTGATATCATTATTGCCGATACAGGTTCTCAATATTTAACAAATCCAATTTTTAACTATCACAATTTTTCGGCAGCTACAGGAGTAAAATATAGATTAAATGAGAATAGCTCTTTAATCGCAAATTACTCACTTTCAAATAGACCTCCAAATCCTGCTGAGTTATTTAGTGATGGTTTACACCATTCTGCTGCAAGATACGAACTTGGTGATCTGCGTTTTGAAAAAGAAATTTCAAATAGAATTTCGACATCTTATAAATATAACAATGACAAATTGTACTTCCTTGCTGAAGCGTTTTATAACAACATTCAAGATTATATTTATTTAAAGCCTGCTGACTTTATTCTAACTAATAGAGGACCTTTTCCTATTTGGGATTATCAGCAAACCAATGCGCAACTTTTTGGTTTAGATATTACAGTAAATTATGATATTACCAATAATTTAGAAATTCAAAATACAACAGCATTTATAAAAGGGTATGAAGATGATAATACTCCTTTAATTGATATGCCTCCTTTTACAACAATTAATAAATTAACCTATTCAAATGAGGATTGGTATAACTTTTCTGCCTCAGTGAAATCTGAATGGGTATCTGAGCAAAATGAATGGCCCAACTTTAATTTTGTTGTAACCGATGCTTTAACAGGTACGGATGTTCCTATTAATATAAGTAACCCTCCTCCTGCTTATCACTTACTACATTTTAATAGTGAAGTAACATTTTCTCTAAGTAACAACACAAGTTTAAATGTAAACTTTGGTATCAATAATATATTTAATACTAATTATAGAAACTATTTAAATCAATTAAGATTCTTTTCGTTTGAATTAGGTAGGAACTATTTATTACAGTTCACATTTAAATATTAA
- a CDS encoding type 1 periplasmic binding fold superfamily protein, producing the protein MKTIKLLAVLFMSSLVFTSCSDDDPEEVNEEEVITNVTLTFTNNADPTDFVIMANVAPNGQDGTFTNSVTGTFTSGASYSLNIVLLNGDEDVMEEDIIPEADEHFFTFAVSGIDLTMTRDTDGTDGAGGSKLGDKTTWTAGTASNGNVQIALIHQPTSTDDSDDFGSSQGGSEDLNITFTSVQVVSSQVL; encoded by the coding sequence ATGAAAACAATCAAACTATTAGCAGTTTTATTTATGTCGAGCCTCGTTTTCACTTCTTGTTCAGATGACGATCCGGAAGAGGTGAACGAAGAAGAAGTTATTACAAATGTAACCTTAACTTTTACGAATAATGCGGATCCAACGGATTTCGTTATAATGGCAAATGTAGCTCCTAATGGACAAGATGGTACATTTACCAATTCAGTAACTGGAACATTTACTTCAGGAGCTAGTTATTCTTTAAATATTGTGTTATTAAATGGTGACGAAGATGTAATGGAAGAAGACATTATTCCTGAAGCTGATGAGCACTTTTTCACGTTTGCTGTTAGTGGAATTGACCTAACAATGACAAGAGATACTGATGGAACAGATGGTGCTGGAGGAAGTAAGTTAGGAGACAAAACTACGTGGACCGCAGGTACTGCTAGTAATGGTAATGTACAAATTGCATTAATCCATCAACCAACAAGTACTGATGACTCAGATGACTTTGGTAGTTCACAAGGAGGTTCGGAAGACTTAAACATTACTTTTACAAGTGTGCAAGTTGTATCTTCGCAAGTTTTATAA
- a CDS encoding MFS transporter translates to MYKIGDKKLINSWAFYDWANSVYSLVISTAIFPIYYGEVTKNKIVHFLGIDWEHPESLYSYAMSFSFLIVAFMSPILSGIADYTGSKKKFLRFFCTFGSLAVMSLYFFDECDSTWIGIVASILASIGFWSSIVFYNAYLPEVALPEQQDSASAKGFIYGYIGSIILLIICLVLIQKPNLFGIKSAGFASRISFVLVGLWWVGFAQVTLNKLPKRKFKKKLDNNYLWKGFQELKIVYREIKQYETLKGFLVAFFLCSVGVQTIIIMAAFFGSSELELPSQDMIITILLIQIVAIFGARFFSRLSEKYGNFYALRITIVVWMIVCFGAFMLHKGIPNVGYYFYSLGGLLGFVLGAVQSLTRSTYSKLLPDTEDHATYFSFYDVTEKIAIVTGTLVYGLLNAITNSMQWSVLSLAIFFLASLLVLNRLKRTKYVS, encoded by the coding sequence ATGTATAAAATTGGTGATAAAAAATTAATTAATAGTTGGGCATTTTATGATTGGGCCAACTCAGTGTATTCATTAGTAATTAGCACAGCTATATTTCCTATTTATTATGGAGAAGTAACGAAAAATAAAATAGTACATTTTCTTGGAATCGATTGGGAGCATCCCGAAAGTTTGTATAGTTATGCCATGTCGTTTTCATTTCTAATTGTAGCTTTCATGTCACCTATTCTTTCAGGTATTGCCGATTATACTGGAAGTAAAAAGAAGTTTTTACGATTTTTCTGTACGTTTGGAAGTTTAGCAGTTATGAGTTTGTATTTTTTTGATGAATGTGATTCAACATGGATTGGAATTGTTGCTTCCATACTGGCTAGTATTGGTTTCTGGTCAAGTATTGTATTTTATAATGCTTATTTACCTGAGGTAGCTTTACCAGAACAGCAAGACAGTGCAAGTGCTAAAGGATTTATTTATGGGTATATCGGATCAATCATATTATTAATTATTTGTTTGGTTTTGATTCAAAAACCTAACCTTTTTGGAATTAAATCTGCTGGTTTTGCTTCGAGAATTTCATTTGTCTTAGTTGGTTTATGGTGGGTAGGTTTTGCCCAAGTTACATTGAATAAACTCCCTAAAAGAAAATTCAAGAAAAAATTAGATAATAATTATTTATGGAAGGGATTTCAAGAATTGAAGATTGTTTACAGGGAAATTAAACAATATGAAACCCTAAAAGGATTTTTAGTGGCGTTTTTTTTATGTAGTGTAGGTGTTCAAACAATTATTATAATGGCAGCTTTTTTTGGTTCATCAGAACTTGAACTGCCAAGTCAAGATATGATTATTACGATTTTACTTATTCAAATTGTAGCTATTTTTGGAGCTAGATTCTTTTCTCGACTTTCTGAGAAATATGGTAATTTTTATGCACTGAGAATTACAATTGTGGTTTGGATGATTGTCTGTTTTGGCGCATTTATGCTACATAAAGGGATACCAAATGTTGGATATTATTTTTATAGTTTAGGAGGATTATTAGGTTTTGTTTTAGGAGCAGTGCAGTCCTTAACAAGATCTACTTATTCGAAGTTATTACCAGATACTGAAGATCATGCCACTTATTTCAGCTTTTATGATGTCACTGAAAAGATTGCTATTGTAACAGGTACATTGGTGTACGGATTATTAAATGCGATTACAAATTCAATGCAATGGAGTGTGCTGTCTTTGGCAATATTCTTTTTAGCTTCATTATTAGTTTTAAATCGATTGAAAAGAACAAAGTATGTTTCATAA